A portion of the Salvelinus fontinalis isolate EN_2023a chromosome 32, ASM2944872v1, whole genome shotgun sequence genome contains these proteins:
- the LOC129831347 gene encoding proton-coupled zinc antiporter SLC30A2-like isoform X2, which translates to MMSMVNEEGVERPCVSTDEIMQKEKDSNIKHCHDNSQATEDREREKQLARKRLYVVSAVCLVFMIGEILGGYFAGSLAVMTDAAHLLVDFASFIISLVSLWLSSRPATRTLSYGWHRAEILGALLSVVTIWLVTGVLVYLAVQRLISDNYEIEGTIMLITSGCAVLANIIMAFTLHQSGHGHSHGGLSSGHGHSHSTNVKSNHGHSHAAGNGHGHSHKSSHSHSNGNQENHSHGNGDVEQHNGVDGQQQKSAGSRPQANASVRAAFVHVVGDLLQSISVLVSAIIIFFKPEYKIADPICTFLFSMFVLGTTVTILRDILLVLMEGTPAGVKHGEVRDRLLAVKGVKSVHSLHIWALTMNQTVLSAHVAIDDVVDAQPVLREMTQTCFSNYNFHSVTLQLEQQADQKPGCSLCEDPNM; encoded by the exons ATGATGTCAATGGTGAACGAGGAGGGTGTTGAGCGCCCATG tgTGTCCACAGATGAGAtaatgcagaaggagaaggacaGCAACATCAAGCATTGCCATGACAACAGCCAAGCTACGGAGGACAGGGAGCGGGAGAAGCAGTTGGCCAGGAAGAGGCTCTATGTGGTCTCGGCTGTCTGCCTGGTCTTCATGATCGGAGAGATCCTGG GTGGTTACTTTGCGGGGAGTCTGGCGGTGATGACTGACGCCGCCCACCTGCTGGTCGACTTCGCCAGCTTCATCATCAGCCTGGTGTCTCTGTGGCTCTCGTCCAGACCCGCCACGCGCACACTCAGCTACGGCTGGCATCGTGCAG aGATCTTGGGTGCTCTCCTCTCGGTGGTGACCATCtggctggtgacaggtgtgctggTTTACCTGGCTGTGCAGCGCCTCATCAGCGATAATTATGAGATCGAGGGGACCATCATGCTCATTACTTCAGGCTGCGCTGTGCTGGCAAACATCAT TATGGCTTTCACCCTACACCAGTCTGGGCATGGGCACAGCCACGGGGGCCTCAGCAGTGGGCACGGCCACAGCCACAGCACTAACGTCAAGAGCAACCATGGGCACAGCCACGCGGCGGGCAATGGGCATGGGCACAGCCACAAGAGCAGCCACTCGCACAGTAACGGTAACCAAGAAAACCATTCCCATGGAAATGGCGACGTGGAGCAGCACAATGGGGTGGACGGTCAGCAGCAGAAGTCGGCGGGGTCACGACCTCAGGCCAACGCCAGCGTGCGCGCCGCCTTCGTGCATGTCGTGGGagacctgctccagagcatcAGCGTGCTGGTCAGCGCCATCATCATCTTCTTCAAG CCCGAGTATAAGATAGCGGACCCTATCTGTACGTTCCTGTTCTCCATGTTTGTCCTGGGAACCACCGTCACCATTCTGAGAGACATCCTGCTTGTCCTCATGGAAG GTACCCCAGCTGGAGTGAAGCACGGTGAGGTGAGGGACCGGCTGCTGGCAGTGAAGGGGGTGAAGTCTGTCCATAGCCTCCATATCTGGGCCCTGACTATGAACCAGACGGTGCTGTCAGCACACGTGGCTATAG ATGACGTAGTGGATGCCCAGCCAGTCCTAAGGGAGATGACCCAAACCTGCTTCTCAAACTACAACTTTCATTCAGTCACCTTACAGCTGGAACAGCAGGCCGACCAGAAGCCTGGGTGTAGTCTGTGTGAGGACCCCAACATGTAG
- the LOC129831347 gene encoding proton-coupled zinc antiporter SLC30A2-like isoform X1 has protein sequence MFRNDSEKTQLVTEKGTMYSITMRSVSTDEIMQKEKDSNIKHCHDNSQATEDREREKQLARKRLYVVSAVCLVFMIGEILGGYFAGSLAVMTDAAHLLVDFASFIISLVSLWLSSRPATRTLSYGWHRAEILGALLSVVTIWLVTGVLVYLAVQRLISDNYEIEGTIMLITSGCAVLANIIMAFTLHQSGHGHSHGGLSSGHGHSHSTNVKSNHGHSHAAGNGHGHSHKSSHSHSNGNQENHSHGNGDVEQHNGVDGQQQKSAGSRPQANASVRAAFVHVVGDLLQSISVLVSAIIIFFKPEYKIADPICTFLFSMFVLGTTVTILRDILLVLMEGTPAGVKHGEVRDRLLAVKGVKSVHSLHIWALTMNQTVLSAHVAIDDVVDAQPVLREMTQTCFSNYNFHSVTLQLEQQADQKPGCSLCEDPNM, from the exons ATGTTCAGAAACGATTCAGAGAAAACTCAACTGGTCACCGAGAAAGGCACCATGTATAGCATCACCATGAGAAG tgTGTCCACAGATGAGAtaatgcagaaggagaaggacaGCAACATCAAGCATTGCCATGACAACAGCCAAGCTACGGAGGACAGGGAGCGGGAGAAGCAGTTGGCCAGGAAGAGGCTCTATGTGGTCTCGGCTGTCTGCCTGGTCTTCATGATCGGAGAGATCCTGG GTGGTTACTTTGCGGGGAGTCTGGCGGTGATGACTGACGCCGCCCACCTGCTGGTCGACTTCGCCAGCTTCATCATCAGCCTGGTGTCTCTGTGGCTCTCGTCCAGACCCGCCACGCGCACACTCAGCTACGGCTGGCATCGTGCAG aGATCTTGGGTGCTCTCCTCTCGGTGGTGACCATCtggctggtgacaggtgtgctggTTTACCTGGCTGTGCAGCGCCTCATCAGCGATAATTATGAGATCGAGGGGACCATCATGCTCATTACTTCAGGCTGCGCTGTGCTGGCAAACATCAT TATGGCTTTCACCCTACACCAGTCTGGGCATGGGCACAGCCACGGGGGCCTCAGCAGTGGGCACGGCCACAGCCACAGCACTAACGTCAAGAGCAACCATGGGCACAGCCACGCGGCGGGCAATGGGCATGGGCACAGCCACAAGAGCAGCCACTCGCACAGTAACGGTAACCAAGAAAACCATTCCCATGGAAATGGCGACGTGGAGCAGCACAATGGGGTGGACGGTCAGCAGCAGAAGTCGGCGGGGTCACGACCTCAGGCCAACGCCAGCGTGCGCGCCGCCTTCGTGCATGTCGTGGGagacctgctccagagcatcAGCGTGCTGGTCAGCGCCATCATCATCTTCTTCAAG CCCGAGTATAAGATAGCGGACCCTATCTGTACGTTCCTGTTCTCCATGTTTGTCCTGGGAACCACCGTCACCATTCTGAGAGACATCCTGCTTGTCCTCATGGAAG GTACCCCAGCTGGAGTGAAGCACGGTGAGGTGAGGGACCGGCTGCTGGCAGTGAAGGGGGTGAAGTCTGTCCATAGCCTCCATATCTGGGCCCTGACTATGAACCAGACGGTGCTGTCAGCACACGTGGCTATAG ATGACGTAGTGGATGCCCAGCCAGTCCTAAGGGAGATGACCCAAACCTGCTTCTCAAACTACAACTTTCATTCAGTCACCTTACAGCTGGAACAGCAGGCCGACCAGAAGCCTGGGTGTAGTCTGTGTGAGGACCCCAACATGTAG
- the LOC129831348 gene encoding protein FAM167A-like → MMEVVLTRLRDFSSKDATFDACKSTGPVVSRDPRTIRDPCPEEGLRVAGCMAGVQGSSTYKLDIESALAWLRRELVEMRSQDQALIRQLMDLHAGIQELKLECAEAGEEEEEDDETEEEGSWDFGSEAGGSGSSVYSSSGEVGFSISRLSTRMTPPPLGPSLPRRTSSRRSSLP, encoded by the exons ATGATGGAAGTGGTCCTGACTAGACTGAGAGACTTCTCCTCTAAGGACGCCACCTTTGATGCCTGTAAGTCAACCGGGCCCGTTGTGTCCAGGGACCCACGGACCATCAGAGACCCCTGCCCTGAGGAAGGGCTCCGGGTGGCGGGCTGCATGGCCGGAGTACAAGGCAGCAGCACCTACAAACTGGACATTGAGAGTGCACTGGCCTGGCTGCGCAGGGAACTG GTGGAGATGCGATCTCAGGACCAGGCCTTGATACGACAGCTGATGGACCTTCACGCAGGAATACAAGAGCTCAAGCTGGAGTGTGCCGAagcaggggaggaggaagaggaggatgacgagacagaagaggaagggaGCTGGGACTTTGGTAGTGAGGCAGGGGGCAGTGGTAGTAGTGTTTACTCCAGCTCAGGGGAAGTGGGGTTTTCCATATCTCGCCTGTCCACTAGAATGACTCCACCTCCTCTGGGGCCATCTCTACCTAGAAGGACTTCCAGCAGAAGAAGCTCCTTGCCTTAA